In a genomic window of Hymenobacter chitinivorans DSM 11115:
- a CDS encoding phosphosulfolactate synthase, which translates to MNYNLNNLPERTSKPREQGYTMVMDKGLSIREVESFLEVGGEYTDIVKLGWATSYVVPNLRKKLDAYKAAGIPVYFGGTLFEAFIIRNQFDDYRRLLSEFDMEYAEVSDGSIDLKHDRKLEYIRTLAQDVKVLSEVGSKDAEKIIPPYKWISQMKTELEAGAIKVIGEAREAGNVGLFRSTGEVRSGLVEEILTQIPFEKILWEAPQKAQQVWFIKLLGANVNLGNIAPNEVVSLETIRLGLRGDTFTHFLDMDAVDEDFKPEKPTGKPGTSMPRG; encoded by the coding sequence ATGAATTACAACCTCAACAACCTCCCCGAACGCACCAGCAAGCCCCGTGAACAAGGCTATACGATGGTTATGGACAAGGGCCTCAGCATCCGCGAAGTGGAAAGCTTCCTGGAGGTGGGCGGCGAGTACACCGACATTGTGAAGCTGGGCTGGGCCACTTCCTACGTGGTGCCCAACCTGCGCAAGAAGCTGGACGCCTACAAAGCGGCCGGTATTCCGGTGTATTTCGGCGGAACTCTGTTCGAGGCCTTTATCATCCGCAACCAGTTCGACGACTACCGCCGCCTGCTCTCCGAGTTCGACATGGAGTACGCCGAGGTATCCGACGGTTCCATTGACCTCAAGCACGACCGGAAGCTGGAATACATCCGCACCCTGGCCCAGGACGTGAAGGTGCTCAGCGAAGTGGGCTCCAAGGACGCGGAGAAAATTATTCCGCCCTACAAGTGGATTTCGCAGATGAAAACCGAGCTCGAAGCCGGGGCCATCAAGGTTATCGGCGAAGCCCGGGAGGCCGGCAACGTGGGTTTGTTTCGCAGCACGGGTGAGGTCCGCTCGGGCCTGGTAGAGGAAATCCTGACCCAGATTCCCTTCGAGAAAATCCTGTGGGAAGCCCCGCAAAAAGCCCAGCAGGTGTGGTTTATCAAGCTGCTCGGGGCCAACGTGAACCTGGGCAACATTGCCCCCAACGAAGTGGTAAGCCTGGAAACCATCCGCCTGGGTTTGCGCGGCGACACGTTCACCCACTTCCTCGACATGGACGCCGTGGACGAGGATTTCAAGCCCGAGAAGCCCACCGGCAAGCCCGGTACCTCCATGCCCCGCGGCTAA
- a CDS encoding PQQ-dependent sugar dehydrogenase, with amino-acid sequence MNKIFLYAFVLAGLASCKGPSEEEKAQAAARTPADTVTTAATSVDLPAPYATESVTKRSKVIDWPAGRTPVVPAGFTVTEYAGSFNSPRWLYVTPNGDVLVAESNTVPTNPKKKVAAALNLDPSRSLKPTSANRITLLRDTNQDGKPDLRATFLTGLNQPLGMLVLGNYFYVANTDAVLRFAYQPGQTKITGPGQKILDLPAGGYNNHWTRNLLAAPDGSKIYVSVGSGSNVGENGMDKEKRRANVLVINPDGSGEQIYAAGLRNPVGMAWAPGTGTLWTAVNERDELGDELVPDYLTSVRQGAFYGWPYAYFGQHEDPRRQGEAPELVRKTVVPDVALGPHTASLGLAFYDQKAFPAKYRNGAFIGQHGSWNRSTFSGYKVVFVPFHNGRPSGPMEDFATGFIANEEGKQVYGRPVGLTVQPDGALLIADDAGNKVWRVVAANSGK; translated from the coding sequence ATGAACAAAATATTCCTTTACGCCTTCGTGCTGGCTGGGCTAGCCAGCTGCAAAGGCCCCAGCGAAGAAGAAAAAGCCCAGGCCGCCGCCCGTACGCCCGCCGATACGGTGACTACGGCCGCCACTTCGGTCGACTTGCCCGCCCCCTACGCCACCGAATCCGTAACCAAGCGCAGCAAGGTCATCGACTGGCCCGCCGGCCGCACGCCCGTGGTACCCGCCGGCTTTACCGTTACGGAGTACGCCGGTAGCTTTAACAGTCCGCGCTGGCTCTACGTGACGCCCAACGGCGACGTGCTGGTGGCCGAGTCGAACACGGTGCCTACCAACCCCAAGAAAAAGGTAGCTGCCGCCCTGAACCTGGACCCGTCCCGGTCGTTGAAGCCGACCAGCGCCAACCGGATTACGCTGCTGCGCGACACCAACCAGGACGGCAAGCCCGACCTGCGCGCCACGTTTCTGACCGGCCTGAATCAGCCGCTGGGCATGCTGGTGCTGGGCAATTATTTCTACGTGGCCAATACCGACGCCGTACTGCGCTTTGCTTACCAGCCCGGTCAAACCAAAATCACCGGCCCGGGCCAGAAAATTCTGGACCTGCCCGCCGGCGGCTACAACAACCACTGGACCCGCAACCTGCTGGCCGCCCCCGACGGCTCCAAAATCTACGTATCGGTGGGCTCGGGCTCGAATGTGGGCGAGAATGGCATGGACAAGGAAAAGCGCCGGGCCAATGTGCTGGTCATCAACCCGGACGGCTCCGGGGAGCAAATCTACGCGGCCGGGCTCCGCAACCCCGTGGGCATGGCCTGGGCGCCCGGCACGGGCACGCTCTGGACGGCCGTCAACGAGCGGGATGAGCTGGGCGACGAACTGGTGCCCGACTACCTGACCAGCGTCAGGCAAGGGGCGTTTTACGGCTGGCCCTACGCGTACTTTGGCCAGCACGAAGACCCGCGCCGCCAAGGCGAGGCCCCCGAGCTGGTGCGCAAGACCGTGGTGCCCGATGTGGCGCTGGGGCCGCACACGGCCTCCCTGGGCCTGGCATTTTACGACCAAAAAGCCTTCCCGGCCAAGTACCGGAACGGTGCCTTTATCGGGCAGCATGGCTCCTGGAACCGCTCCACTTTCTCGGGCTATAAAGTCGTGTTTGTACCCTTCCACAACGGCCGGCCCAGCGGGCCGATGGAAGACTTTGCCACCGGCTTTATTGCCAACGAGGAAGGCAAGCAAGTGTACGGCCGGCCCGTGGGCCTCACGGTGCAGCCCGACGGGGCCCTGCTCATTGCCGACGACGCCGGCAACAAAGTATGGCGCGTGGTGGCCGCCAATAGCGGGAAATAG
- a CDS encoding DedA family protein, whose product MELIKHFLDIILHLDVHLKLLVGEYGNLIYLILFLIIFTETGVVVLPFLPGDSLLFVAGTLAAQHVTDGSPDTLLNIFYLIPLLIVAAFLGDNLNYFIGDYLGPRVFREDFRFLKRKYLEQTQEFYAKHGGKTIIMARFIPIVRTFAPFVAGVGTMKYSFFIGYSIAGALLWVISLTLAGYFLGNIPWVQHNFTYVIYGIILFSVLPPAIQFLKEKLRGSSAAA is encoded by the coding sequence ATGGAGCTGATTAAGCATTTCCTCGACATCATTCTGCACCTCGACGTGCACCTTAAGCTGCTCGTAGGTGAGTACGGTAACCTGATTTACCTGATTCTGTTCCTGATTATTTTCACCGAAACCGGCGTGGTGGTGCTACCCTTCCTGCCCGGCGACTCCCTGCTGTTCGTGGCCGGTACGCTGGCCGCCCAGCACGTAACGGATGGCTCCCCCGACACGCTGCTGAATATCTTCTACCTGATTCCGCTGCTCATCGTGGCTGCCTTCCTCGGCGACAACCTCAACTACTTTATCGGCGACTACCTCGGGCCGCGGGTGTTCCGGGAGGATTTCCGCTTTCTGAAGCGCAAGTACCTGGAACAAACCCAGGAGTTCTACGCCAAGCACGGCGGCAAAACCATCATCATGGCCCGCTTCATTCCCATCGTGCGCACGTTTGCGCCGTTTGTGGCCGGCGTAGGCACCATGAAGTATAGCTTCTTCATTGGCTACAGCATTGCCGGGGCTTTGCTCTGGGTTATTTCGCTCACCCTGGCCGGCTACTTTCTGGGCAATATTCCCTGGGTGCAGCACAACTTCACCTACGTCATTTACGGCATCATCCTGTTCTCGGTCCTGCCGCCCGCAATTCAGTTTCTGAAGGAAAAGCTGCGGGGCAGCTCCGCCGCCGCCTAA
- a CDS encoding shikimate dehydrogenase family protein: MRQFGLIGLKLEHSFSQTYFSQKFENLGLADCQYNLFELGSIKDLLRLLDQQPDLRGLNVTIPFKEQVWPYLDEVAPSAARIGAVNVIEFTAEGRRVGHNTDYIGFRDSLRRFYPLRGEEAGALVLGTGGSSKAVEAALRELGIRYWLVSRNPMNHGLTYADLTPAIIAAHSLIINTTPLGTFPNMAECPPIPYEQLTARHYLYDLIYNPSETLFMTKGAEQGAQTKNGFEMLCLQAEESWRIWNRS, from the coding sequence ATGCGCCAGTTTGGACTTATCGGCTTAAAGCTCGAGCACTCTTTCTCCCAAACCTATTTCTCCCAAAAGTTCGAAAACTTGGGCCTGGCCGACTGCCAGTACAATTTGTTTGAGCTGGGCAGCATTAAGGACCTGCTGCGCCTGCTCGACCAGCAGCCCGATCTGCGGGGCCTCAACGTGACGATTCCCTTCAAGGAGCAGGTCTGGCCTTACCTGGATGAGGTGGCCCCGTCGGCCGCCCGCATCGGGGCCGTCAACGTCATTGAGTTTACGGCGGAGGGCCGCCGCGTGGGACACAACACCGACTATATCGGTTTCCGCGACTCCCTGCGCCGGTTTTACCCGTTGCGCGGCGAGGAGGCCGGGGCGCTGGTGCTCGGTACCGGGGGCTCGTCGAAGGCGGTGGAAGCCGCGTTGCGGGAGCTGGGTATCCGCTACTGGCTGGTCTCGCGCAACCCCATGAACCATGGCCTGACCTACGCCGACCTGACGCCGGCCATCATTGCGGCTCACTCCCTGATTATCAACACCACTCCGCTGGGCACCTTCCCCAACATGGCCGAGTGCCCGCCGATTCCTTACGAGCAGCTTACGGCCCGCCACTACCTGTACGACCTGATCTACAACCCGAGCGAAACCCTGTTTATGACCAAAGGCGCCGAACAGGGCGCCCAAACCAAAAACGGTTTCGAAATGCTCTGCCTCCAGGCTGAAGAGTCCTGGCGAATCTGGAACAGGAGCTAG
- a CDS encoding outer membrane beta-barrel family protein — MKRYLPFLVASNLLAAPAWAQTTPPAGTPAARPGQAPGAAAPKPLALPTAPRGAGRLTGGVLDATTKKPVEFATVALLPADGNQPIDGTVCDDKGRFVLKGLAAGTYRVQLSFVGYVTRTENVTITDGTTDLGTLQLTSAAQKLGEVTVTGERDVVETKPDRIVYNAEKDITNSGGTAADVLRKVPLVNVDPDGNVELRGTSNVRVLINNKPSGIVASSVADAMKQIPADQIKSVEVITTPSAKYDAEGTGGIINIILKKNNLQGTNGSLGLAAGTRSSNGNASLNYRQGKIGLTSSVSGFGFYSPNRNDLTRSLKNPDGTETLALQQDGDGNTLGGGGFGRLGLDYDPAQYHNLTLSLQGSAFRNSGDYQQFNNVLFPTTAANQFTRATDRKFRTQSYDLSGSYTRTFEQKRREWSVLAQHTRNRNVQDYDLNQYAGRDESGAVQYREQSDNLSRNLETTLQTDYAHPFSETALLETGAKAILRRVSSDYDVYDQVALDFNPARSNLFNYNQDVVSAYGTYGFSASKKLSFKLGARVENTRVRGNFEPKPKDNAGVSQDYLNVLPNLSLSFQPQNPKKPGQTLRLAYSKRIQRPQIFYLNPFRNTSDTLNVSYGNPELERELTDSYELNYTTFIKGSVLNMSAYVRRTGNAIESVRFIKDGVNNQTFANIGRNATYGVSLFSSVKPVPKWDVSGNLNVYYVSLKSPALSLGNGVVNTAAYSNDGVMYAINVNTSYKFEKGLSIQGYGGLNSPRIQLQGKQAAWTFYSLGLRKNLLKDKADLTLNADNFLQATRNLNTLLDTEQFRQESNNYIYLRGVRLAFNYRFGKVAAQPQKRRKGIQNDDAKQGESSQGQGQP; from the coding sequence ATGAAACGTTATCTACCCTTTCTAGTAGCCTCCAACCTGCTCGCAGCGCCGGCATGGGCCCAGACTACTCCCCCGGCCGGTACGCCCGCCGCCCGTCCCGGGCAGGCCCCCGGAGCCGCCGCCCCCAAGCCCCTGGCTTTGCCGACGGCCCCCAGGGGTGCGGGTCGCCTGACTGGGGGCGTGCTGGACGCCACTACCAAAAAGCCCGTGGAGTTTGCCACTGTAGCCCTGCTCCCGGCCGACGGCAATCAGCCCATCGATGGCACCGTGTGCGACGACAAAGGCCGCTTCGTGCTGAAAGGCCTGGCTGCGGGGACGTATCGGGTGCAGCTGAGCTTCGTGGGCTACGTGACGCGCACCGAAAACGTGACCATCACCGACGGCACCACCGATCTGGGCACGCTGCAGCTGACCTCGGCCGCCCAGAAACTGGGCGAGGTAACCGTAACTGGGGAGCGGGACGTGGTAGAAACCAAGCCCGACCGGATTGTCTACAACGCCGAGAAGGACATCACCAACTCCGGGGGCACGGCAGCCGACGTGCTGCGCAAAGTACCGCTGGTAAACGTGGACCCCGACGGCAACGTGGAGCTGCGCGGCACTTCCAACGTGCGGGTGCTCATCAACAACAAACCCTCGGGTATCGTGGCCAGCTCGGTGGCGGATGCCATGAAGCAGATTCCGGCCGACCAGATCAAGAGCGTGGAGGTGATTACCACGCCCTCGGCCAAGTACGACGCCGAAGGCACCGGGGGTATTATCAACATCATCCTGAAGAAAAACAACCTGCAGGGCACCAATGGCAGTCTGGGCCTGGCCGCCGGCACGCGCAGCTCCAACGGCAACGCCTCGTTGAACTACCGCCAGGGCAAAATCGGGCTGACGAGCTCAGTGAGTGGGTTTGGCTTCTACAGCCCCAACCGCAACGACCTGACCCGCTCGCTGAAAAACCCAGATGGCACCGAAACGCTGGCCCTGCAGCAGGATGGCGACGGCAACACGCTGGGCGGGGGCGGCTTTGGCCGGCTGGGCCTCGACTACGACCCGGCCCAGTACCACAACCTCACGCTGAGCCTGCAGGGCAGCGCCTTCCGCAACTCCGGCGACTACCAGCAGTTCAACAACGTGCTGTTTCCGACCACCGCCGCCAACCAGTTTACCCGCGCCACCGACCGGAAGTTTCGCACCCAGAGCTACGATTTGAGCGGCTCCTACACCCGCACCTTCGAGCAGAAGCGCCGCGAATGGAGCGTGCTGGCCCAGCACACCCGCAACCGCAACGTGCAGGACTACGACCTGAACCAGTACGCCGGCCGCGACGAATCCGGCGCGGTGCAGTACCGGGAGCAGAGCGACAACCTCTCGCGCAACCTCGAAACCACGCTGCAGACCGACTACGCCCACCCGTTTTCGGAAACCGCCCTGCTCGAAACCGGCGCCAAAGCCATTCTGCGGCGCGTCAGCAGCGACTACGACGTGTACGACCAGGTGGCGCTCGACTTCAACCCGGCCCGCTCCAACCTTTTCAACTACAACCAGGATGTGGTGTCGGCGTACGGCACCTACGGATTTTCGGCTTCCAAAAAGCTAAGCTTCAAGCTGGGGGCCCGGGTGGAAAACACGCGCGTCAGGGGCAATTTCGAGCCCAAGCCGAAAGACAACGCGGGGGTGTCGCAGGACTACCTCAACGTGCTGCCCAACCTGAGCCTGAGCTTCCAGCCCCAGAACCCGAAAAAGCCCGGCCAAACCCTGCGCCTGGCCTACTCGAAGCGGATTCAGCGCCCTCAGATTTTTTACCTCAACCCCTTCCGCAACACTTCCGATACGCTCAACGTGAGCTACGGCAACCCCGAGCTGGAGCGCGAGCTGACCGACAGCTACGAGCTCAACTACACAACCTTTATCAAGGGCTCGGTGCTGAACATGTCGGCCTACGTGCGGCGCACCGGCAATGCTATTGAGAGTGTGCGCTTTATTAAAGACGGGGTCAACAACCAGACCTTCGCCAACATCGGGCGCAATGCTACCTACGGCGTTAGTTTGTTTAGCTCGGTGAAGCCCGTACCCAAGTGGGACGTGAGCGGCAACCTGAACGTGTACTACGTGTCGCTGAAAAGCCCGGCCCTAAGCCTGGGCAACGGGGTGGTCAATACCGCCGCCTACTCCAACGACGGGGTGATGTACGCCATCAACGTGAATACCAGCTACAAATTCGAGAAGGGCCTGAGCATTCAGGGCTACGGCGGCCTGAACTCGCCCCGCATCCAGCTGCAGGGCAAGCAAGCGGCCTGGACGTTCTACTCGCTGGGTTTGCGCAAGAACCTGCTCAAAGACAAGGCCGACTTAACCCTGAACGCCGACAACTTCCTGCAAGCCACCCGCAACCTGAACACCCTCCTCGACACCGAGCAGTTCCGCCAGGAAAGCAACAACTACATCTACCTGCGCGGGGTGCGCCTGGCCTTCAACTACCGCTTCGGCAAAGTAGCCGCCCAGCCCCAGAAGCGCCGCAAAGGCATCCAGAACGACGACGCCAAACAAGGCGAAAGCAGCCAGGGTCAAGGCCAACCGTAA
- the wrbA gene encoding NAD(P)H:quinone oxidoreductase, with product MKTLVLFYSTYGHIYKMAEAIAEGAREVAGNEVVIKRVPETLPPALLDQIGATQAQKAFEHIPVARPEELTEYDNIVFGTPTRYGNLCGQMQAFMDSTGGLWARGALVGKVGSVFVSTATQHGGQETTIRSFHTELLHHGFVIVGLPYAWQGQMGHEEVTGGTPYGASTVAGGQGERQPSANELEGARFQGRHTSEIASKLARS from the coding sequence ATGAAAACCCTCGTTCTGTTTTACTCCACCTATGGCCACATCTACAAAATGGCGGAAGCCATAGCCGAAGGCGCCCGGGAGGTGGCCGGCAATGAAGTAGTAATAAAGCGGGTGCCCGAAACCCTGCCCCCAGCCTTGCTCGACCAGATTGGGGCTACCCAGGCCCAGAAAGCTTTTGAGCACATTCCGGTAGCCCGGCCCGAGGAGCTGACCGAATACGACAACATCGTCTTTGGTACGCCCACGCGCTACGGAAACTTGTGCGGGCAGATGCAGGCCTTCATGGACAGCACCGGCGGCCTGTGGGCCCGGGGCGCTCTGGTAGGAAAAGTCGGGTCGGTCTTCGTAAGTACGGCTACCCAGCACGGCGGCCAGGAAACCACCATTCGTTCGTTTCACACCGAGCTGCTGCACCACGGCTTTGTCATTGTGGGCCTGCCCTACGCCTGGCAGGGCCAAATGGGCCACGAGGAAGTAACCGGTGGCACGCCCTACGGCGCCAGCACGGTGGCCGGCGGCCAAGGCGAGCGGCAGCCCAGTGCCAACGAGCTGGAAGGCGCCCGTTTTCAGGGCCGGCACACTTCCGAAATTGCCAGCAAACTAGCTCGTTCCTAA
- a CDS encoding RNA polymerase sigma factor, with protein MGALSSALSSVSGLRSLLPDGQSAAKSAAPTPVRHLTPPAAMTEAEIIDGCLAGSRAMQKQLYDRFAGKMMAVCLRYAQTTFEAEDVLQEGFITVFNNLRNFRRECPLEFWIRRIMVNAALRQHRRNAPLVAVSEGEYPEELAGEEFTLSNYAFEEMLAMVQELAPRYRMVFNLFAIEGYGHKEIGELMGISEGTSKSQYARARAILKTKLERLEAHRSNGTYRQ; from the coding sequence ATGGGGGCCCTGTCCTCCGCTCTGAGTTCGGTAAGCGGACTGCGGAGCCTGCTGCCCGATGGGCAATCCGCTGCTAAGTCGGCCGCGCCGACGCCCGTGCGCCACCTTACCCCGCCTGCCGCCATGACCGAGGCCGAGATAATTGATGGGTGCCTGGCCGGCAGCCGAGCCATGCAAAAGCAGCTCTACGACCGGTTTGCCGGTAAGATGATGGCCGTGTGCCTGCGCTACGCCCAAACCACGTTTGAGGCCGAAGACGTGCTGCAGGAAGGCTTTATAACCGTATTCAACAACCTGCGTAACTTCCGCCGCGAGTGCCCGCTGGAGTTCTGGATTCGCCGCATCATGGTGAATGCCGCCCTGCGCCAGCACCGCCGCAATGCCCCGCTGGTGGCCGTCAGCGAAGGCGAATATCCGGAAGAGTTGGCCGGGGAGGAATTTACGCTCTCCAATTACGCTTTCGAAGAAATGCTGGCCATGGTGCAGGAACTGGCCCCGCGCTACCGCATGGTGTTCAACCTGTTTGCCATTGAAGGCTACGGCCACAAGGAAATAGGGGAGCTGATGGGAATTTCCGAAGGCACCAGCAAATCACAGTACGCCCGGGCCCGGGCGATTTTGAAGACCAAATTAGAGCGCCTCGAAGCGCATCGTTCCAATGGTACCTACCGCCAATAA